In Gemmatimonadota bacterium, a single genomic region encodes these proteins:
- the ndk gene encoding nucleoside-diphosphate kinase encodes MNRTLAIIKPDAVEAGNAGKIIAHLEQGGFRVLAMRMTRLSAAEAGAFYAVHRERPFYGELVEFMTSGPVVPMALEAEGAVASFREAIGATDPAEAAPGTVRALYAESKGRNAIHGSDSEENAALEISFFFPEREFAEE; translated from the coding sequence TTGAACAGGACGCTCGCAATCATCAAGCCGGACGCCGTCGAAGCCGGCAACGCCGGAAAGATCATCGCGCACCTCGAACAGGGTGGATTCCGCGTGCTGGCCATGCGCATGACCCGTCTGAGCGCGGCCGAGGCGGGCGCCTTCTACGCGGTTCACCGGGAGAGGCCGTTCTACGGCGAGCTCGTCGAGTTCATGACCTCTGGTCCGGTCGTGCCCATGGCGCTCGAGGCGGAGGGAGCGGTAGCGAGTTTCCGCGAAGCCATCGGCGCCACCGATCCGGCCGAAGCCGCGCCCGGAACGGTGCGGGCGCTCTATGCCGAGTCGAAGGGGCGGAACGCGATTCACGGCTCGGATTCCGAAGAGAACGCCGCTCTCGAGATCTCCTTCTTCTTCCCGGAGCGGGAATTCGCCGAGGAGTAG
- the ispF gene encoding 2-C-methyl-D-erythritol 2,4-cyclodiphosphate synthase — protein MRVGIGYDSHRFSDEAPLVLGGVRVPDHPGLLGHSDGDAVAHAVIDAVLGAAGEGNVGAHFPPTDPRWRGSDSIGLLSRVGELLAQRGWTVVNVDVVVVCESPKVGPLAPRMRQRLGGALGVSPSMISVKGKSNEGLGWIGAGEGLAVHAIALVTR, from the coding sequence TTGAGAGTCGGGATCGGCTACGACTCCCACCGCTTCTCCGACGAGGCTCCTCTCGTACTCGGCGGGGTGAGGGTGCCGGACCACCCCGGCCTCCTGGGACATTCGGACGGAGACGCGGTGGCCCATGCCGTGATCGACGCCGTGCTGGGTGCGGCGGGTGAAGGGAACGTGGGTGCGCACTTCCCGCCCACCGATCCGCGCTGGCGCGGATCCGACTCGATCGGGCTCCTCTCCCGCGTGGGCGAACTGCTCGCGCAGAGGGGCTGGACGGTCGTCAACGTCGATGTGGTCGTCGTTTGCGAGAGTCCCAAAGTGGGCCCTCTCGCGCCTCGGATGCGCCAACGGCTGGGCGGTGCGCTCGGAGTCTCGCCCAGCATGATCTCGGTAAAGGGCAAGAGCAACGAAGGACTGGGCTGGATCGGTGCGGGAGAGGGTCTGGCGGTCCACGCCATCGCTCTGGTAACGCGATAA
- the sucC gene encoding ADP-forming succinate--CoA ligase subunit beta, whose product MDLHEYQARELFRRAGLDVPPGTVAFTASEAEAAARKFGGRVVVKAQVHAGGRGKAGGVKLAAGPGEARTHAADILGMSIKDLPVRRVLVCPAEEIASEAYLGLTIDRERQQAVFMVSPEGGIDIEEVARRSPERIRRLHVDPRYGILPHQARSLANFLYDDPKLIGAASRAIAALYRAFTDSGASMAEINPLIVSEDGAVKAIDAKMSIDDNELFRRPAIAELRDAETEPDSETKAREAGLSYVKLDGQVGCCVNGAGLAMATMDLVKHYGGEPANFLDIGGSSNPDKVVAALDIISSDPAVLVILFNIFGGITRCDDVANGIVEALDRIQIDAPIVIRLTGTNEKRALEILQGAGFSAYTSMDDVVIKAVEIASRKGEGN is encoded by the coding sequence ATGGACCTACACGAATACCAGGCTCGCGAGCTCTTCCGCAGGGCCGGGCTCGACGTTCCTCCCGGCACGGTCGCCTTCACCGCCTCGGAGGCCGAGGCCGCCGCCCGGAAGTTCGGCGGGCGCGTGGTGGTAAAGGCGCAGGTGCACGCGGGAGGACGCGGCAAGGCGGGCGGAGTCAAGCTCGCCGCCGGTCCCGGCGAGGCGCGGACGCACGCCGCCGACATCCTAGGCATGAGCATCAAGGACCTTCCGGTGCGGCGGGTGCTGGTATGCCCGGCCGAGGAGATCGCGAGCGAGGCCTACCTCGGCCTCACTATCGACCGAGAGCGGCAGCAGGCGGTCTTCATGGTCTCGCCCGAGGGCGGGATCGACATCGAGGAGGTCGCCCGACGCTCACCGGAACGGATCCGCCGTCTGCACGTGGACCCTCGGTACGGCATCCTTCCGCACCAGGCGAGGTCGCTCGCCAACTTCCTATACGACGATCCGAAGCTGATCGGGGCGGCGAGCCGCGCCATCGCCGCACTCTACCGGGCGTTCACCGATTCGGGAGCCTCCATGGCCGAGATCAACCCGCTCATCGTCAGCGAAGACGGTGCGGTGAAGGCCATCGACGCCAAGATGAGCATCGACGACAACGAGCTCTTCCGCCGGCCGGCCATCGCCGAACTGCGCGACGCCGAGACCGAACCCGACTCCGAAACCAAGGCCAGGGAGGCGGGGCTCTCCTACGTCAAGCTCGACGGCCAGGTCGGCTGTTGCGTCAACGGCGCCGGGTTGGCCATGGCGACCATGGATCTGGTCAAACACTACGGCGGCGAACCGGCCAATTTCCTGGACATAGGCGGATCGTCCAATCCCGACAAGGTGGTCGCGGCACTCGACATCATCTCGTCCGACCCCGCCGTCCTCGTGATCCTCTTCAACATCTTCGGCGGCATCACTCGCTGTGACGATGTCGCGAACGGGATCGTCGAGGCGTTGGATCGGATCCAGATCGACGCGCCCATCGTCATCCGCCTCACGGGAACGAACGAGAAACGAGCCCTCGAGATCCTCCAGGGAGCCGGGTTCTCCGCCTATACCTCGATGGACGACGTCGTGATTAAAGCGGTCGAGATAGCGAGCCGGAAAGGGGAGGGAAACTGA
- the plsX gene encoding phosphate acyltransferase PlsX, which produces MRIALDAMGTDRAPGPEVRGALDAVARLGSDVEIVLVGDREVLENELAAHPRTRGRITISHAPDRVRPDDPPATVMRRRPDSSVVRGLRLHRKGEVDAFVSAGPTGAVMSAALFSLKRIPGVERPAIATLVPTVKGQCLLLDSGANLECKPKHLVQFAHMGVGYVRRALGHENPAVGLLNVGEEPRSGGEVLRETFRRLSTDGSLDFVGNVEGRDLVTATCDVVICDGFVGNVLLKFYESVASVLFRLLKDPVPGAWDNDDRLDRVFKVLDYAEVGGAPLLGVRGVPIICHGGSSPKAIRNALRVAARAVRSGVVRHSAREFQSLAALRPA; this is translated from the coding sequence GTGCGTATCGCACTCGACGCCATGGGCACGGATCGAGCCCCAGGACCCGAGGTCAGGGGGGCTCTCGACGCGGTCGCTCGATTGGGCTCGGACGTCGAAATAGTGCTGGTCGGCGACAGGGAGGTACTGGAAAACGAGCTCGCCGCACATCCGCGCACCCGCGGCCGGATCACGATCTCTCACGCCCCCGACCGAGTGCGTCCGGACGATCCGCCCGCGACCGTCATGCGTCGGAGGCCGGATTCTTCCGTGGTGCGCGGCCTGAGGCTTCACCGGAAGGGTGAGGTGGACGCCTTCGTCAGCGCAGGCCCGACCGGAGCGGTCATGTCCGCCGCGCTCTTCTCCCTGAAACGAATCCCCGGCGTCGAGCGTCCGGCGATCGCGACCCTCGTACCCACCGTGAAGGGGCAGTGCCTGCTGCTGGACTCCGGAGCGAATCTGGAGTGCAAGCCCAAGCACCTGGTGCAGTTCGCTCACATGGGAGTCGGCTACGTTCGACGCGCGCTGGGCCACGAGAACCCGGCCGTAGGGCTGCTGAACGTCGGCGAGGAGCCTCGCAGCGGAGGTGAGGTTCTCCGTGAGACCTTCCGCCGGCTGTCCACGGACGGCTCGCTCGATTTCGTGGGAAACGTGGAGGGCCGGGATCTGGTCACCGCGACCTGCGACGTCGTGATCTGCGACGGATTCGTCGGTAACGTGCTCCTCAAGTTCTACGAGTCCGTGGCCTCCGTGCTCTTCCGACTTCTGAAGGATCCCGTTCCCGGGGCCTGGGACAACGACGACAGGCTCGATCGCGTCTTCAAGGTGCTCGACTACGCGGAGGTCGGCGGCGCTCCGTTGCTCGGAGTGCGGGGAGTGCCCATCATCTGCCACGGAGGCTCGTCTCCCAAGGCGATCCGCAACGCCCTGCGCGTGGCGGCGAGGGCCGTGCGGTCAGGGGTCGTGCGTCACTCCGCCCGCGAATTCCAATCCCTGGCAGCCCTGAGGCCCGCATGA
- the fabF gene encoding beta-ketoacyl-ACP synthase II — protein sequence MKRVVITGMGVVSPLGNDLDTTWAGLVAGRSGGGRITRFPVNDQFSCRIACEVKGFDPLAHMDRKEARRYDTYTVYGVAASAQAIEQSGVQDALAKHDPIRAGVIMGSGIGGIATMEAQHLRLHKSGPRKVSPFFIPSFIPDMCAGSVAMRWNLQGPNYATVSACASGAHAVGNAARCIRHGEADVMVAGGSEATLTPLAVAGFASMKALSTRNDDPQAASRPFSADRDGFVMGEGAGALVLESLEHAQARGASILGEVAGYGCSADAFHMTAPPPDGYGAASCMRLGLADAKSRPQDVDYVNAHGTSTMADSIETAAIKRVLGEHAYRIVVGSTKSMTGHLLGAAGAVETIICVQACRHGLIPPTINATEPDPECDLDYAFHGAVERPVNLALSNSFGFGGHNVTLAIRRWDG from the coding sequence GTGAAACGCGTCGTCATCACCGGAATGGGCGTCGTCTCGCCCTTGGGCAACGACCTGGACACCACCTGGGCCGGCCTCGTCGCAGGTCGGAGCGGAGGCGGGCGCATCACGCGGTTTCCGGTCAACGATCAGTTCTCCTGTAGAATCGCGTGCGAGGTCAAAGGCTTCGATCCTCTGGCCCACATGGACCGGAAGGAGGCGCGCCGCTACGATACCTACACCGTCTACGGCGTGGCCGCCAGCGCCCAGGCGATAGAGCAATCCGGCGTGCAGGACGCGCTCGCCAAGCACGATCCCATCCGAGCCGGCGTCATCATGGGTTCCGGCATCGGCGGCATCGCCACGATGGAGGCGCAGCACCTGCGGCTCCACAAGAGCGGACCGCGCAAGGTCAGCCCGTTCTTCATCCCCTCGTTCATCCCCGACATGTGCGCGGGGAGCGTGGCCATGCGCTGGAACCTCCAGGGGCCCAACTACGCCACCGTCTCCGCCTGCGCGTCCGGGGCTCACGCCGTCGGCAACGCGGCGCGCTGCATCCGGCACGGCGAGGCCGACGTGATGGTGGCGGGAGGCTCCGAAGCGACCCTGACTCCGCTCGCTGTCGCCGGTTTCGCCTCCATGAAGGCGCTCTCGACCCGCAATGACGATCCCCAAGCAGCGAGCCGGCCTTTCTCTGCCGACCGAGACGGATTCGTAATGGGAGAAGGGGCGGGCGCCCTCGTCCTCGAGTCGCTCGAGCACGCCCAAGCGCGCGGCGCATCGATTCTGGGCGAGGTCGCGGGATACGGCTGCTCGGCGGACGCATTCCACATGACCGCACCTCCTCCGGACGGTTACGGAGCGGCCAGCTGCATGCGGCTGGGACTCGCCGACGCGAAGAGCCGACCGCAGGACGTCGACTACGTGAACGCGCACGGCACCTCGACTATGGCCGACAGCATCGAGACTGCCGCCATCAAGCGGGTGCTGGGCGAACACGCTTACAGGATCGTGGTGGGCTCCACCAAATCCATGACCGGGCATCTCCTGGGCGCCGCCGGGGCGGTGGAGACCATCATATGCGTCCAGGCCTGCCGCCACGGCCTCATACCGCCCACCATCAACGCCACCGAACCCGACCCGGAGTGCGACCTCGACTACGCCTTTCACGGAGCGGTCGAGCGTCCGGTGAACCTGGCCCTCTCCAATTCGTTCGGCTTCGGAGGACACAACGTCACGCTCGCCATCCGACGCTGGGACGGTTGA
- a CDS encoding acyl carrier protein: protein MSDSIKKRVYRIIVDELGVEPEKVRDSAAFQDDLGADSLDTVELVMAFEEEFDLDISDEDADALQTVGQVVGYLEQTLADG, encoded by the coding sequence ATGAGTGACTCAATCAAGAAGCGCGTTTACCGGATTATCGTGGACGAGCTCGGGGTCGAGCCGGAGAAGGTCCGCGACAGCGCCGCATTCCAGGACGACCTGGGAGCGGATTCGCTCGACACCGTCGAGCTGGTTATGGCTTTCGAGGAGGAGTTCGACCTCGACATATCGGACGAAGACGCCGACGCGCTCCAGACCGTAGGCCAGGTGGTAGGCTACCTCGAACAGACCCTTGCCGACGGGTAG
- the fabD gene encoding ACP S-malonyltransferase: MAADLGTAGTRVHDTFAEADDILGFSLSRLMAEGPEEVLTETRNAQPAILTHSVAVHRALGERIGAPLVAAGHSLGEYSAYVAAGTLTFRDALLAVRRRGELMFAAGDARPGAMAAVLGLTHDAVRETLKAVTAGICVPANFNSPTQVVISGDRKAVEEAMAALDEAGARRVVPLPVSGAFHSPLMLPAAEELRTELEGTEFQDPAFPVVSNVTASPIVDGARARELLARQLTAPVRWSESVETMLEAGTRSFVEIGPGRILGGINRQIARRVPCVSIGRFADLDKLKDEGA, translated from the coding sequence ATGGCCGCGGATCTGGGTACGGCCGGCACCCGGGTCCACGACACGTTCGCCGAGGCCGACGACATTCTCGGCTTCTCCCTCTCCCGACTGATGGCCGAGGGCCCGGAGGAGGTCCTTACCGAGACGCGGAACGCCCAGCCGGCGATCCTGACTCACTCGGTCGCGGTTCACCGGGCGCTGGGCGAGAGGATCGGCGCTCCCCTCGTCGCCGCAGGCCACTCTCTCGGCGAGTACAGCGCCTACGTGGCCGCCGGGACGCTCACCTTCCGAGACGCGCTCCTCGCGGTACGCAGAAGGGGCGAACTCATGTTCGCGGCCGGAGACGCGCGCCCGGGGGCGATGGCCGCCGTTCTCGGCCTGACCCACGATGCGGTTCGCGAAACCCTGAAAGCGGTGACCGCGGGCATCTGCGTTCCGGCCAACTTCAACTCCCCGACCCAGGTCGTGATCAGCGGTGACCGCAAGGCGGTCGAGGAGGCCATGGCCGCTCTCGACGAAGCCGGCGCCCGCCGCGTGGTCCCGTTGCCGGTGTCGGGCGCGTTTCACTCGCCGCTGATGCTGCCGGCCGCCGAGGAGCTCCGAACGGAGCTCGAAGGGACCGAGTTCCAGGACCCGGCTTTCCCGGTCGTGTCCAACGTCACGGCATCTCCGATCGTCGACGGTGCGCGCGCTCGCGAGCTTCTCGCCCGTCAGTTGACCGCGCCGGTCAGATGGTCCGAGTCGGTCGAGACCATGCTCGAGGCCGGAACCCGTTCGTTCGTGGAGATCGGTCCGGGAAGAATTCTCGGAGGAATCAATCGACAGATTGCCCGACGCGTGCCGTGCGTCTCCATCGGCCGTTTCGCCGATCTGGACAAGCTCAAAGACGAGGGAGCGTGA
- a CDS encoding phosphomannomutase/phosphoglucomutase, which translates to MELPRHIFREYDVRGIVGKDLNAEIAELVGRAFASQVRDRANTASVRVAVGRDNRPSSPSLRDGLVRGLRAAGAGVVDVGEVPTPTLYWSEATLGVDAGCQVTGSHNPSKWNGIKLVYGGDSLYGKSIGDLRRRIVERDLRSGFGSLEEVETLDSYVEDLSGRFQLARPVKLVVDAGNGVGSLVAERLLTAIGAEVAPLHCEPDGTFPNHHPDPTVDENLQDLISLVRSGDFELGVGFDGDADRLGAVDEHGGIVRGDVLLLLFGLDALRARGPGRKLVFDVKCSRILPEVFSAHGGVPVMWKTGHSLIKRKMKECGASLAGELSGHFILADGYRPFDDAPFAACRLASIVSRAPEPLSAIVSRFPKYVSTREVRAAVPEADKWRIVEEVSTLLASRYEVNTIDGVRADAGYGWALVRASNTQPAVTVRCEARTREQLSELSAEVEDALARAGVEVALS; encoded by the coding sequence ATGGAGCTTCCACGTCACATCTTCCGCGAGTACGATGTCCGGGGCATCGTAGGGAAGGATCTCAACGCGGAAATAGCCGAGCTGGTCGGACGCGCCTTCGCCTCCCAGGTGCGGGACCGCGCGAACACGGCCTCGGTCAGGGTGGCGGTCGGGCGAGACAATCGGCCCTCGTCGCCTTCGCTCCGCGACGGTCTCGTTCGAGGGCTCAGAGCCGCGGGCGCCGGCGTCGTCGACGTCGGGGAGGTGCCCACCCCGACCCTCTATTGGTCCGAGGCCACGTTGGGAGTCGATGCCGGTTGCCAGGTGACGGGCTCGCACAACCCTTCGAAATGGAACGGCATCAAGCTGGTATACGGCGGTGATTCGCTCTACGGCAAGAGTATTGGGGATCTCCGTAGACGCATCGTCGAGCGCGACCTGCGCTCGGGCTTCGGAAGCTTGGAAGAGGTCGAGACTCTCGACAGCTACGTCGAGGACCTCTCGGGACGCTTCCAGCTGGCCCGCCCGGTGAAGCTCGTCGTCGACGCCGGCAACGGCGTGGGATCTCTCGTCGCCGAACGCCTACTTACCGCGATCGGAGCCGAGGTCGCTCCGCTCCACTGCGAACCCGACGGCACATTTCCCAACCACCATCCCGACCCCACCGTCGACGAGAATCTGCAGGATCTGATCTCGCTGGTGCGCTCGGGCGACTTCGAACTGGGCGTAGGCTTCGACGGCGACGCCGACCGCCTGGGCGCGGTCGACGAACACGGAGGAATCGTGCGCGGCGACGTGCTCCTCCTCCTCTTCGGCCTGGATGCGCTGCGGGCGCGGGGTCCGGGCCGGAAGCTCGTCTTCGACGTGAAGTGCTCCCGTATCCTGCCCGAGGTCTTTTCCGCGCACGGAGGCGTTCCCGTGATGTGGAAGACAGGCCACTCGCTCATCAAGCGCAAGATGAAGGAGTGCGGCGCCAGCCTGGCTGGCGAACTCTCCGGCCACTTCATTCTCGCCGACGGGTACCGCCCCTTCGACGACGCTCCCTTCGCCGCCTGCCGGCTCGCCTCCATCGTCTCGCGGGCGCCGGAGCCGCTCTCCGCGATCGTGTCCCGCTTCCCTAAGTACGTCTCGACCCGCGAGGTGCGGGCAGCGGTTCCCGAGGCCGACAAGTGGAGGATCGTCGAGGAGGTCTCGACCCTGCTCGCGAGTCGCTACGAGGTGAACACGATCGACGGCGTGCGGGCCGACGCCGGCTACGGCTGGGCGCTGGTTCGCGCCTCGAACACTCAGCCTGCGGTTACGGTGCGCTGCGAGGCCAGGACGAGAGAGCAGCTCTCGGAGCTGTCCGCCGAGGTGGAGGATGCGCTCGCTCGCGCCGGAGTCGAAGTGGCACTCTCATGA
- the fabG gene encoding 3-oxoacyl-[acyl-carrier-protein] reductase: MNGRVEDLEGEIAIVTGGSQGIGLAISEALAEIGATVAVIARNGDRAAEAAAGLDGEGHLGLSCDVADGAAVKRVVAEIGKTLGPVGVLVNNAGITRDGLLARMKDEDFDEVIGVNLRGAFSTIRSCSRFMMRRRGGAIVNVSSVVGISGNPGQANYVASKAGLIGLTKSVAKELAPRGVRCNAVAPGFIDTAMTRSLPEEQSASLRDRIALGRFGTPRDVAEAVRFLASPLSGYITGQVLTVDGGMVL, translated from the coding sequence ATGAACGGGAGAGTCGAAGACCTGGAGGGTGAGATCGCCATCGTCACCGGTGGATCGCAAGGCATCGGACTGGCCATTTCCGAGGCCCTGGCCGAGATCGGCGCCACTGTGGCCGTGATCGCCCGCAACGGCGACAGGGCGGCGGAAGCGGCGGCCGGACTCGACGGGGAAGGGCACCTGGGCCTTTCGTGCGACGTGGCCGACGGCGCGGCGGTCAAGCGGGTGGTCGCCGAGATCGGAAAGACCCTCGGCCCGGTCGGCGTCCTGGTGAACAACGCCGGCATTACTCGCGACGGCCTCCTCGCCCGGATGAAGGACGAGGACTTCGACGAGGTCATCGGCGTCAATCTCCGCGGCGCCTTCTCCACGATCAGATCCTGCTCCAGATTCATGATGCGCAGGAGAGGCGGGGCCATCGTCAACGTCTCTTCAGTGGTCGGCATTTCGGGCAACCCCGGCCAGGCGAATTACGTGGCCTCCAAGGCGGGATTGATCGGACTGACCAAGAGCGTCGCGAAGGAGCTTGCTCCCAGAGGCGTTCGCTGCAACGCCGTGGCTCCCGGTTTCATCGACACCGCCATGACCCGATCTCTTCCCGAGGAACAGAGCGCATCTCTCCGGGACCGCATCGCTCTGGGACGTTTCGGAACCCCTCGGGACGTCGCCGAAGCGGTAAGATTCCTTGCCAGCCCCCTGTCCGGCTATATTACGGGTCAGGTACTGACCGTCGACGGCGGTATGGTGCTCTAG
- a CDS encoding ketoacyl-ACP synthase III, whose translation MTANPTARIASIARYLPDNVVTNHDLSLRVDTTDEWIRTRTGIRERRIAPDSLLVADMGKEAATTALRRAGLEADDVDLLLVATATPDRWLPATACDLQARLGAVNAAAMDVMGACTGFIYALSLAEGYVAAGRGETVLVVSTEKMSSIVDWEDRSTCVLFGDGAGAAVVVPSNGSGRGVLSSHLGSDGRLAELLVRPAGGAAVPITAEVLDDKSHLIRMAGREVFKNAVRNMADSCNRVLDDAGLNVDDVDLLVPHQANSRIIDATARYAGLPMDRVFTNIERYGNMSSATVPIAIDEAVEQGRIVEGSVLLTVAFGAGLTWGAMAIRW comes from the coding sequence ATGACCGCGAACCCGACTGCACGCATCGCGTCCATCGCGAGATACCTTCCCGACAACGTCGTCACCAACCACGATCTCTCCTTGCGGGTGGACACCACGGACGAGTGGATAAGGACGCGAACCGGCATACGCGAGAGAAGGATCGCGCCGGATTCGCTTCTCGTCGCCGACATGGGCAAGGAGGCGGCGACGACCGCCCTCCGGCGCGCGGGACTCGAGGCCGACGATGTCGATCTGCTTCTGGTGGCCACGGCGACTCCCGACCGCTGGCTGCCCGCCACGGCGTGCGACCTCCAGGCCCGGCTCGGGGCCGTGAACGCCGCCGCCATGGACGTGATGGGAGCCTGCACCGGCTTCATCTACGCCCTTTCCCTTGCCGAAGGATACGTCGCCGCAGGCCGGGGAGAGACCGTTCTGGTGGTCTCCACCGAAAAGATGAGCTCGATCGTCGACTGGGAGGACCGGTCCACGTGCGTGCTCTTCGGCGACGGCGCGGGTGCGGCGGTGGTGGTGCCCTCCAACGGTTCAGGTCGCGGCGTGCTCTCCAGCCACCTCGGCTCCGACGGGAGGCTCGCCGAACTCCTCGTCCGGCCTGCCGGCGGCGCGGCCGTCCCCATCACTGCGGAGGTCCTTGACGACAAGTCCCACCTGATCAGGATGGCGGGTCGCGAGGTCTTCAAGAACGCCGTCCGCAACATGGCCGACTCCTGCAACCGCGTGCTGGACGATGCCGGGCTGAACGTCGACGACGTCGACCTGCTCGTGCCTCATCAGGCGAACAGCCGCATCATCGATGCGACCGCCAGATACGCCGGCCTGCCCATGGATCGGGTCTTCACGAACATCGAGCGCTACGGGAACATGAGTTCCGCCACGGTTCCCATCGCCATCGACGAAGCGGTCGAGCAGGGTCGAATCGTCGAGGGGTCGGTTCTGCTCACGGTCGCGTTCGGCGCGGGCCTTACCTGGGGAGCGATGGCGATCCGGTGGTGA
- the rpmF gene encoding 50S ribosomal protein L32, with the protein MAVPKRRTSKQRKRKRRTHYKAAPVAVHVCPNCGDMKAPHRVCPVCGHYRGERVLDIDLD; encoded by the coding sequence ATGGCGGTACCTAAGCGAAGAACATCGAAGCAGCGCAAGCGCAAGCGGCGCACGCACTACAAGGCCGCGCCCGTTGCGGTTCACGTCTGCCCGAACTGCGGGGACATGAAGGCTCCCCACAGGGTGTGTCCCGTATGCGGGCACTACCGGGGAGAGCGCGTGCTCGATATCGATCTCGACTGA
- a CDS encoding DUF177 domain-containing protein — MSRLAREGSVVVRDRIAPNSPMWRDCDLPWSASVTLEATAGVAGTGQIVVRGRMTGTLGQECRRCLKPTETEIANELTMVFVTSDDPCASEYGVHSYEAGKELDLSEAIREEAVLAFDPYVLCTEDCRGLCTNCGANMNLERCSCAADPAHPAWNNLKAQLENTHGGT; from the coding sequence TTGTCCCGCCTTGCGCGGGAGGGATCGGTGGTGGTCAGGGATCGGATCGCGCCGAACTCTCCCATGTGGAGAGATTGCGACCTGCCTTGGTCCGCGTCCGTGACCTTGGAGGCGACGGCGGGGGTGGCGGGAACCGGTCAGATAGTCGTGCGCGGCAGGATGACCGGGACTCTCGGACAGGAGTGTCGCAGGTGCCTGAAGCCGACCGAGACCGAGATCGCCAACGAACTCACCATGGTCTTCGTCACCTCCGACGACCCGTGCGCATCCGAGTACGGGGTCCACTCATACGAAGCGGGGAAGGAGCTCGACCTTTCAGAAGCCATCCGCGAGGAAGCCGTGCTCGCATTCGACCCTTACGTGTTGTGCACTGAGGACTGCCGCGGGCTCTGTACCAATTGCGGAGCGAACATGAACCTGGAGCGGTGCTCGTGCGCCGCCGACCCGGCTCACCCGGCCTGGAACAACCTCAAGGCCCAGTTGGAGAACACTCATGGCGGTACCTAA
- the sucD gene encoding succinate--CoA ligase subunit alpha, which translates to MAIFADRSTRLIVQGITGRDGSFHAREMISYGTQVVAGVTPGKGGQDFKGPTGEVVPIFDTVDEAADATDANASVIYVPPAFAAGAIMEAADAGISLVVAITEGIPVLDMVRAHAFAKDRGARVLGPNCPGLFTPGQCKIGILPAQIVSEGPVGVVSRSGTLTYEAVFQLTNAGLGQSTCVGIGGDPLIGTDFIDCLAAFETDPETEAVVMIGEIGGTDEQEAAAFVNEEMSKPVVGFIAGRTAPPGRKMGHAGAIVSGASGTAEEKVRAFNENGVAVADRPVDLVTLVREGMGA; encoded by the coding sequence GTGGCCATATTCGCGGATCGGAGCACGCGTCTGATCGTCCAGGGAATCACGGGTAGGGACGGATCGTTCCACGCCCGCGAGATGATCTCCTACGGCACCCAGGTCGTTGCCGGGGTGACGCCCGGAAAGGGCGGACAGGATTTCAAGGGACCGACGGGCGAGGTCGTGCCCATTTTCGACACCGTCGACGAGGCTGCGGACGCGACCGACGCCAACGCCTCCGTCATCTATGTGCCGCCCGCGTTCGCCGCCGGTGCGATCATGGAGGCTGCGGACGCCGGAATCTCCCTCGTGGTCGCCATCACCGAGGGGATCCCCGTCCTCGACATGGTGCGGGCGCACGCTTTCGCCAAGGACCGCGGAGCCAGGGTGCTCGGACCGAATTGCCCAGGGCTATTCACCCCCGGACAGTGCAAGATCGGCATCCTGCCGGCCCAGATAGTCTCCGAAGGCCCCGTAGGCGTGGTCTCCCGCTCGGGAACCCTGACCTACGAGGCGGTCTTCCAGCTGACGAACGCCGGACTCGGCCAGTCCACCTGTGTGGGCATCGGAGGCGACCCGCTCATCGGCACGGATTTCATCGACTGTCTGGCCGCGTTCGAAACGGACCCCGAAACCGAGGCGGTGGTGATGATCGGCGAGATCGGGGGAACCGACGAACAGGAAGCCGCCGCGTTCGTCAACGAGGAGATGTCGAAGCCCGTGGTCGGCTTCATAGCCGGCCGTACGGCCCCGCCGGGCAGGAAGATGGGTCACGCCGGCGCCATAGTCTCCGGCGCGTCCGGAACTGCCGAAGAGAAGGTGAGAGCCTTCAACGAGAACGGTGTGGCGGTCGCCGACCGACCCGTCGATCTGGTCACCTTGGTGAGGGAGGGGATGGGAGCTTGA